In Nomia melanderi isolate GNS246 chromosome 4, iyNomMela1, whole genome shotgun sequence, the following are encoded in one genomic region:
- the LOC116425306 gene encoding protein FAM114A2 translates to MATSESDDFESADEEMNCNISAKNVQTQMWTSPTTIDSESDDDTEFVPRIPYKNIVYNETHSLKRELMTCKKTNDEDTPKKSKDDSIKNISGHEKGDQPTNNIEKADNEPTITSIQTTVFPETDSTAMNLKITEDDEKNSLTENNTSTSIVQNNSYTANENRATNICKENISEKKKEIASTTFLVQDELSELEMPDEMKSDKKFKEVFKPEGWEGLGDEIELPEELTEEKLQPILKKLSLMGQETQNSSTGWGWNNWGVSSLINTATVGVSALTSHVSHGLTLLEETIAIAEEPKMNEIEDKESSAIKVPDHNTEEQSEQYSSFGFGNLISGVSSITKLVESTGSKVMSGGLDTLEAIGKKTMEVLQEGDPGLKKKRAIFINEAEKPILSQVLREAKEKAETVERTIEEKQKMRKIHFESLFDDYQGLVHLEALEMLSKQSNIKIQQHLTNLNTTELTSVQETLEDVKELCDIGENDEKEGEINDLKFKLQEICNDLGVNITYEKLHNVCKESEAYLALALSRTERDILEQFISTLAQFTAFAVERFHKTAELLLIKEHRSTVNEADALVQLTHALSNQIRILANAYYNALHTCSKVKETSNSIKTNTTTIFTEASNASTYIQDAFKLLIPIIQVGAI, encoded by the exons ATGGCAACATCTGAGAGTGATGATTTTGAAAGTGCTGATGAAGAAATGAACTGTAACATATCCgcaaaaaatgttcaaacacaAATGTGGACTTCACCAACAACAATAGATTCAGAATCTGATGATGATACTGAATTTGTACCCCgaattccatataaaaatatagtttataatgaAACACATTCATTAAAAAGAGAGTTAATGACTTGTAAAAAAACAAACGATGAAGATACACCTAAAAAAAGTAAAGATGATAGCATTAAAAATATCTCGGGTCATGAAAAAGGGGATCAACCGACGAATAATATAGAGAAAGCTGATAACGAGCCTACAATTACTAGTATACAGACAACAGTATTTCCAGAAACAGATTCTACTgctatgaatttaaaaataacagaagATGATGAAAAGAATAGTTTAACTGAGAACAATACATCTACTAGTATTGTCCAAAATAATAGTTATACAGCTAATGAAAACAGAGCAACAAACatatgtaaagaaaatatatcagaaaaaaaaaaggaaatagcaTCAACAACATTTTTGGTACAAGATGAGTTATCTGAACTAGAAATGCCAGATGAAATGAAATCAGACAAAAAGTTCAAAGAAGTATTTAAACCCGAAGGTTGGGAAGGACTTGGAGATGAAATTGAATTACCTGAAGAATTAACCGAAGAGAAATTACAaccaatattaaagaaattgtcaTTAATGGGACAAGAAACGCAAAATTCTTCCACAGGGTGGGGTTGGAATAATTGGGGTGTAAGTTCATTAATAAATACAGCAACAGTTGGAGTTTCTGCATTAACTAGTCATGTATCGCATGGACTTACACTTTTAGAAGAAACTATTGCTATAGCAGAGGAAcctaaaatgaatgaaatagaaGACAAAGAAAGTTCTGCGATCAAAG TTCCAGATCATAACACAGAAGAGCAATCTGAGCAATATTCTTCATTTGGATTCGGAAACCTTATCTCAGGTGTTTCTTCAATCACAAAGTTAGTTGAATCAACTGGAAGTAAAGTTATGTCTGGTGGATTAGATACATTAGAAGCTATTGGTAAAAAAACAATGGAAGTATTACAAGAAGGTGATCCAGGTTTAAAGAAGAAGAgagctatttttataaatgaagcAGAAAAGCCAATCTTGTCACAAGTTCTTAGAGAAGCTAAAGAAAAAGCAGAAACTGTTGAAAGAACAatagaagaaaaacaaaaaatgagaaaaatacattttgaaagCCTATTTGATGATTATCAAGGTCTTGTTCATTTAGAAGCACTTGAAATGTTGTCAaaacaaagtaatattaaaatacaacagCATTTGACTAACTTAAATACTACTGAATTGACTTCTGTTCAGGAAACATTAGAAGATGTTAAAGAATTATGTGATATAGGAGAAAATGATGAAAAAGAAGGTGAAATAAATGATTTGAAATTCAAGCTACAGGAAATTTGCAATGATCTTGGAGTTAATATTACATACGAAAAATTACATAAT GTATGCAAAGAATCTGAAGCCTATCTTGCATTGGCTCTGTCACGTACTGAACGAGATATACTTGAACAATTCATTTCTACTTTGGCACAATTTACTGCCTTTGCTGTAGAAAGGTTTCATAAAACTGCAGAATTACTTTTAATCAAGGAACACAGAAGCACAGTTAATGAAGCTGATGCACTAGTTCAATTAACACATGCTCTTTCTAATCAAATCAGAATATTAGCCAATGCATATTATAATGCTTTGCATACGTGTTCTAAAGTTAAGGAAACATCAAACAGTATTAAAACAAATACAACAACAATCTTTACGGAG GCTTCAAATGCAAGTACATACATTCAAGATgctttcaaacttttaattcCCATAATACAAGTTGGTGCTATTTAA
- the Nle gene encoding notchless protein homolog 1, giving the protein MSKRKFENENGDKKDSGDSLSEITETKRVLSRFKSDTGEILPGGLLDLPVNISIDKLQAICNALLNNEEPVPFAFYVNDVEITESLEKNLNENYNISEDVVEIIYQPQAIFKVRAVTRCTGSLEGHKEAVISVAFSPDGSNLASGSGDTTVRFWDIYTQTPHFTCEGHKHWVLCISWSPCGKKLVSACKNGTIILWDPKTGKQIGKPMSAHKMWVTSLCWEPFHRNPECQYLVSASKDGDLRIWDTVRSQTIRTLSGHTKSVTCVKWGGSGLIYSASQDRTIKVWRAEDGILCRTLMGHAHWVNTLALNVDYVLRIGPFHIEKKSDKTENKLKHAKMQYESINEEILVSGSDDFTLFLWKPEKETKPIARMTGHQQLINDVKFSPDGRIIASASFDKSIKLWESNTGKYIATLRGHVQAVYSVAWSADSRLLVSSSADSTLKVWSMKTKKLCQDLPGHADEVYAVDWSPDGLRVASGGKDKVLRLWQN; this is encoded by the exons ATgagtaaaagaaaatttgaaaatgagaaTGGggataagaaagatagtggtgATTCTCTTTCAGAAATTACTGAAACCAAACGTGTTTTATCTCGTTTTAAATCGGATACTGGTGAAATACTACCAGGTGGTTTATTAGATTTACctgtaaatatttctattgacaAATTGCAAGCAATCTGCAATGCTCTTTTGAATAATGAAGAGCCAGTACCTTTTGCATTTTATGTGAATGATGTAGAAATTACAGAAAGTTTAGAAAAAAaccttaatgaaaattataatattagtgAAGATGTGgttgaaattatatatcaaccACAAGCAATTTTTAAAGTTAGAGCAGTTACTCGATGTACTGGGTCATTGGAAG gTCATAAAGAAGCTGTAATATCAGTTGCATTTTCACCAGATGGATCTAATTTAGCTAGTGGTTCTGGAGATACTACAGTTAGATTTTGGGATATTTATACACAAACACCACACTTTACTTGTGAAGGTCATAAACATTGGGTTTTGTGTATATCATGGTCTCCATGTGGAAAAAAGCTTGTCTCTGCATGTAAAAATGGAACAATCATATTATGGGATCCAAAAACAGGCAAACAAATAG GAAAACCAATGTCAGCTCACAAAATGTGGGTTACATCTTTATGTTGGGAACCATTTCATCGAAATCCAGAATGTCAATATTTAGTTAGTGCTTCCAAAGATGGTGACCTAAGAATATGGGATACTGTAAGATCCCAGACCATTCGTACTCTTTCTGGTCATACTAAAAGTGTAACATGCGTCAAATGGGGTGGAAGTGGTCTTATTTATTCTGCATCTCAAGATAGAACTATTAAAGTGTGGAGAGCTGAAGAT GGAATCCTATGTAGGACCTTAATGGGTCATGCACATTGGGTGAATACATTAGCCTTAAACGTAGACTATGTGCTTAGGATTGGACCTTTTCATATAGAAAAAAAGTCAGATAAAACAgagaataaattaaaacatgCAAAAATGCAATACGAATCTATTAATGAAGAAATACTTGTATCTGGTTCTGATGACTTCACATTATTCCTTTGGAAGccagaaaaagaaacaaaacctATTG CACGGATGACTGGCCATCAACAATTAATAAACGATGTAAAATTTTCACCTGATGGTCGGATAATAGCATCAGCTTCTTTTGacaaatctataaaattgtGGGAATCTAATACAGGAAAATATATAGCTACATTGAGAGGTCATGTACAAGCTGTCTACTCAGTTGCATGGAGTGCGGATTCCCGTTTACTAGTTAGTAGTAGTGCAGATTCTACATTAAAAG TATGGAGTATGAAGACAAAGAAGCTTTGTCAAGATCTACCTGGTCACGCAGATGAAGTTTATGCTGTAGATTGGTCTCCAGATGGATTACGTGTTGCATCTGGTGGAAAGGATAAAGTTTTAAGATTATGGCAGAATTAA
- the VhaSFD gene encoding V-type proton ATPase subunit VhaSFD isoform X2 has protein sequence MVDRAHIKEMIPVLQDEKIDMLAATSILQQQAADIRNQRITWQSYFQSQMISKEDYDFIVAFDTTDASVREAKLKENPHQAAKTFLNLLGHVSKDQTIQYILTMIDDMLQEDRSRVEIFKEHSNRKRESVWGPFLNLLNRQDGFIMNMTSRIIAKLACWSHDLMEKTDLQFYLTWLKDQLKLSNNEYIQSVARCLQMMLRIDEYRFAFVSVDGISTLLSVLTGRVNFQVQYQLIFCLWVLTFNPLLAEKMNKFNVIPILADILSDSVKEKVTRIILAVFRNLIEKVEDGQVAKEHCIAMVQCKVLKQLSILGQRKFDDEDITGDIEFLNDKLQASVQDLSSFDEYSTEVKSGRLEWSPVHKSGKFWRENASRLNEKNYELLRILIHLLETSKDPLVLSVASFDIGEYVRHYPRGKHIIEQLGGKQRVMQLLGHEDPNVRYEALLAVQKLMVHNWEYLGKQLEKEQTGTSGAPGAKPGTQVPAKA, from the exons ATGGTGGACCGTGCGCATATTAAAGAGATGATACCAGTCCTGCAGGATGAGAAAATTg ATATGTTGGCAGCCACAAGTATTCTTCAACAACAGGCTGCTGATATTAGAAATCAAAGAATTACCTGGCAATCGTATTTCCA GTCTCAAATGATATCAAAAGAAGACTATGATTTTATAGTTGCTTTTGATACAACTGATGCTAGTGTCAGGGAagcaaaattaaaagaaaatcctCATCAAGCTGCTAAAACCTTCCTGAATTTACTGGGTCATGTTTCAAAAGATCAGACCATTCAGTATATTCTTACAATGATTGATGATATGCTTCAg GAAGACCGTAGTCGTGTGGAAATTTTTAAAGAACATTCAAATCGCAAACGAGAATCAGTATGGGGACCTTtcctaaatttattaaatagacAGGATGGTTTTATTATGAATATGACTTCTCGTATTATTGCTAAACTTGCTTGTTGGAGTCACGATTTGATGGAAAAGACCGATCTTCAGTTCTATCTAACATGGCTCAAGGATCAATTGAAACTTAGT aataacGAATACATTCAATCTGTGGCACGATGCCTGCAAATGATGCTTCGCATAGACGAGTATCGCTTTGCATTTGTATCTGTAGATGGAATTTCTACTTTGCTTAGCGTTTTAACAGGCAGAGTAAACTTCCAAGTACAATACCAACTTATATTTTGCCTCTGGGTACTTACTTTCAATCCATTACTTGCAGAAAAAATGAACAA attTAACGTTATACCCATTTTAGCAGATATATTAAGCGATTCTGTGAAGGAGAAAGTAACACGTATTATTTTAGCAGTATTTAGG AATCTTATTGAAAAAGTAGAAGATGGACAAGTTGCTAAAGAACATTGTATTGCAATGGTACAGTGCAAAGTATTGAAACAACTTTCTATTTTGGGACAACGTAAATTCGACGATGAAGATATTACCggtgatattgaatttttaaatgataagtTGCAAGCATCTGTTCAAGATTTGAGTTCCTTTGATGAATATTCGACCGAAGTGAAATCTGGACGCCTCGAATGGTCTCCCGTTCACAAATCTGGCAAATTCTGGCGGGAGAATGCCAGCCGGCTTAATGAGAAGAATTACGAGTTGTTACGTATTTTAATCCATTTGTTGGAAACTAGTAAAGATCCGTTGGTCCTTAGCGTAGCAAGTTTTGATATTGGGGAATACGTAAGACACTATCCACGTGGCAAACA TATAATTGAACAACTTGGAGGTAAGCAACGAGTAATGCAGCTGCTAGGACATGAAGATCCCAACGTAAGGTATGAAGCTCTTCTGGCTGTTCAGAAGCTCATGGTGCACAATTG GGAATACTTAGGAAAACAATTGGAAAAAGAGCAAACAGGAACCTCAGGTGCTCCAGGGGCCAAACCTGGCACACAAGTACCAGCAAAAGCTTAA
- the Nup58 gene encoding nuclear pore complex protein Nup58 isoform X3: MLPFNLGTPATSSNTNFGFGQKPATGFNLSNASFGATTSAPTLTFGAPSTLATTTGLSFGFNSTPAVSTQAQSTGSVLGTNANNTTTATGVFPTPTTCAPLFSGLNFGAPTTNSNLTFGVASNTQSTGSNTFCTPNTTSLFGASVTSGSSIGSKAITTTTPTATNKGLGGIDISASNKGFLQGNSNPATAKENVWPPELIQTIEKFKEFVKEQKVLSSDIARGSARPLHRCAEDTLLLMEILTTLAGSVQRDHSAADKLKQDTAKALQNAEIAQRTHDTPPGLQYENNAPLLFFMELADSFEHDLMLFRSQIESTEKHIQTMMTPKTLTPQELTMAMSKLHESLVAVAGKLQGVHSKVQQHKEQYLNFRKYVLKDNTNVFEDIKVDGKTSRSNIGKITSGPTPFAPGNKSFLSSTALSSNRSGSYETRNPLG; the protein is encoded by the exons ATGTTGCCTTTTAATCTTGGGACACCTGCAACATCAAGCAATACAAATTTTGGATTTGGACAAAA GCCAGCGACTGGTTTTAATTTAAGTAATGCATCTTTTGGTGCAACTACATCAGCACCTACATTAACTTTTGGAGCTCCATCAACATTAGCAACAACTACTGGACTTAGCTTTGGATTTAATAGCACTCCTGCAGTGTCAACACAAGCACAGTCAACTGGATCAGTTTTAGGAACAAATGCAAATAATACAACTACTGCTACTGGTGTATTTCCAACACCAACAACTTGTGCGCCATTGTTTAGTGGACTTAATTTCGGCGCACCTACAACTAATAGTAATTTAACGTTTGGTGTTGCATCCAATACACAATCTACAGGAAGTAATACTTTTTGCACTCCAAATACAA caTCACTTTTTGGTGCATCTGTCACCAGTGGTAGTTCAATAGGATCAAAAGcaattactactactactccaACTGCTACTAATAAAGGTTTGGGAGGCATAGATATATCTGCAAGTAATAAAGGTTTTTTACAAGGAAACAGTAATCCAGCAACTGCCAAAGAAAATGTATGGCCCCCTGAATTAAtacaaacaatagaaaaattcaa GGAATTTGTAAAAGAGCAGAAAGTATTGTCGTCAGATATAGCAAGAGGATCTGCTAGACCATTACATAGATGTGCCGAAGACACATTGTTACTGATGGAAATTTTAACTACATTAGCaggttctgtgcagcgagatcacTCTGCAGCTGATAAATTAAAACAAGATACAGCGAAAGCATTACAAAATGCTGAAATAGCTCAAAGAACACACGATACTCCACCAGGATTACAATATGAAAACAATGCACCACTATTATTCTTTATGGAATTAGCTGATAGTTTTGAACATGACTTAATGCTATTTAGGTCTCAAATTGAATCAACAGAGAAGCATATACAAACAATGATGACTCCAAAAACTTTAACTCCACAAG AATTAACAATGGCTATGAGTAAACTTCATGAGTCTCTAGTAGCTGTTGCTGGCAAACTACAGGGAGTTCATTCAAAAGTACAACAACACAAAGAACAATAtcttaattttagaaaatatgttCTAAAAGACAATACAAATGTGTTTGAAGATATTAAAGTAGACGGGAAAACATCTCGAAGTAATATTGGGAAAATTACAAGTGGTCCAACTCCATTTGCACCAG gaaaTAAAAGTTTTCTCTCATCAACAGCATTGAGTTCTAACAGATCAGGAAGTTATGAAACACGAAATCCATTAG GATGA
- the Nup58 gene encoding nuclear pore complex protein Nup58 isoform X2, translating into MLPFNLGTPATSSNTNFGFGQKPATGFNLSNASFGATTSAPTLTFGAPSTLATTTGLSFGFNSTPAVSTQAQSTGSVLGTNANNTTTATGVFPTPTTCAPLFSGLNFGAPTTNSNLTFGVASNTQSTGSNTFCTPNTTSLFGASVTSGSSIGSKAITTTTPTATNKGLGGIDISASNKGFLQGNSNPATAKENVWPPELIQTIEKFKEFVKEQKVLSSDIARGSARPLHRCAEDTLLLMEILTTLAGSVQRDHSAADKLKQDTAKALQNAEIAQRTHDTPPGLQYENNAPLLFFMELADSFEHDLMLFRSQIESTEKHIQTMMTPKTLTPQELTMAMSKLHESLVAVAGKLQGVHSKVQQHKEQYLNFRKYVLKDNTNVFEDIKVDGKTSRSNIGKITSGPTPFAPGNKSFLSSTALSSNRSGSYETRNPLGLAWI; encoded by the exons ATGTTGCCTTTTAATCTTGGGACACCTGCAACATCAAGCAATACAAATTTTGGATTTGGACAAAA GCCAGCGACTGGTTTTAATTTAAGTAATGCATCTTTTGGTGCAACTACATCAGCACCTACATTAACTTTTGGAGCTCCATCAACATTAGCAACAACTACTGGACTTAGCTTTGGATTTAATAGCACTCCTGCAGTGTCAACACAAGCACAGTCAACTGGATCAGTTTTAGGAACAAATGCAAATAATACAACTACTGCTACTGGTGTATTTCCAACACCAACAACTTGTGCGCCATTGTTTAGTGGACTTAATTTCGGCGCACCTACAACTAATAGTAATTTAACGTTTGGTGTTGCATCCAATACACAATCTACAGGAAGTAATACTTTTTGCACTCCAAATACAA caTCACTTTTTGGTGCATCTGTCACCAGTGGTAGTTCAATAGGATCAAAAGcaattactactactactccaACTGCTACTAATAAAGGTTTGGGAGGCATAGATATATCTGCAAGTAATAAAGGTTTTTTACAAGGAAACAGTAATCCAGCAACTGCCAAAGAAAATGTATGGCCCCCTGAATTAAtacaaacaatagaaaaattcaa GGAATTTGTAAAAGAGCAGAAAGTATTGTCGTCAGATATAGCAAGAGGATCTGCTAGACCATTACATAGATGTGCCGAAGACACATTGTTACTGATGGAAATTTTAACTACATTAGCaggttctgtgcagcgagatcacTCTGCAGCTGATAAATTAAAACAAGATACAGCGAAAGCATTACAAAATGCTGAAATAGCTCAAAGAACACACGATACTCCACCAGGATTACAATATGAAAACAATGCACCACTATTATTCTTTATGGAATTAGCTGATAGTTTTGAACATGACTTAATGCTATTTAGGTCTCAAATTGAATCAACAGAGAAGCATATACAAACAATGATGACTCCAAAAACTTTAACTCCACAAG AATTAACAATGGCTATGAGTAAACTTCATGAGTCTCTAGTAGCTGTTGCTGGCAAACTACAGGGAGTTCATTCAAAAGTACAACAACACAAAGAACAATAtcttaattttagaaaatatgttCTAAAAGACAATACAAATGTGTTTGAAGATATTAAAGTAGACGGGAAAACATCTCGAAGTAATATTGGGAAAATTACAAGTGGTCCAACTCCATTTGCACCAG gaaaTAAAAGTTTTCTCTCATCAACAGCATTGAGTTCTAACAGATCAGGAAGTTATGAAACACGAAATCCATTAG GTCTTGCGTGGATTTAG
- the Nup58 gene encoding nuclear pore complex protein Nup58 isoform X1 yields MLPFNLGTPATSSNTNFGFGQKPATGFNLSNASFGATTSAPTLTFGAPSTLATTTGLSFGFNSTPAVSTQAQSTGSVLGTNANNTTTATGVFPTPTTCAPLFSGLNFGAPTTNSNLTFGVASNTQSTGSNTFCTPNTTSLFGASVTSGSSIGSKAITTTTPTATNKGLGGIDISASNKGFLQGNSNPATAKENVWPPELIQTIEKFKEFVKEQKVLSSDIARGSARPLHRCAEDTLLLMEILTTLAGSVQRDHSAADKLKQDTAKALQNAEIAQRTHDTPPGLQYENNAPLLFFMELADSFEHDLMLFRSQIESTEKHIQTMMTPKTLTPQELTMAMSKLHESLVAVAGKLQGVHSKVQQHKEQYLNFRKYVLKDNTNVFEDIKVDGKTSRSNIGKITSGPTPFAPGNKSFLSSTALSSNRSGSYETRNPLVWRNTIPTSSATNINLGPSLKPPTASLTFNTPTNLTAPLPSESSSSFQLQKPPIGNKRGKH; encoded by the exons ATGTTGCCTTTTAATCTTGGGACACCTGCAACATCAAGCAATACAAATTTTGGATTTGGACAAAA GCCAGCGACTGGTTTTAATTTAAGTAATGCATCTTTTGGTGCAACTACATCAGCACCTACATTAACTTTTGGAGCTCCATCAACATTAGCAACAACTACTGGACTTAGCTTTGGATTTAATAGCACTCCTGCAGTGTCAACACAAGCACAGTCAACTGGATCAGTTTTAGGAACAAATGCAAATAATACAACTACTGCTACTGGTGTATTTCCAACACCAACAACTTGTGCGCCATTGTTTAGTGGACTTAATTTCGGCGCACCTACAACTAATAGTAATTTAACGTTTGGTGTTGCATCCAATACACAATCTACAGGAAGTAATACTTTTTGCACTCCAAATACAA caTCACTTTTTGGTGCATCTGTCACCAGTGGTAGTTCAATAGGATCAAAAGcaattactactactactccaACTGCTACTAATAAAGGTTTGGGAGGCATAGATATATCTGCAAGTAATAAAGGTTTTTTACAAGGAAACAGTAATCCAGCAACTGCCAAAGAAAATGTATGGCCCCCTGAATTAAtacaaacaatagaaaaattcaa GGAATTTGTAAAAGAGCAGAAAGTATTGTCGTCAGATATAGCAAGAGGATCTGCTAGACCATTACATAGATGTGCCGAAGACACATTGTTACTGATGGAAATTTTAACTACATTAGCaggttctgtgcagcgagatcacTCTGCAGCTGATAAATTAAAACAAGATACAGCGAAAGCATTACAAAATGCTGAAATAGCTCAAAGAACACACGATACTCCACCAGGATTACAATATGAAAACAATGCACCACTATTATTCTTTATGGAATTAGCTGATAGTTTTGAACATGACTTAATGCTATTTAGGTCTCAAATTGAATCAACAGAGAAGCATATACAAACAATGATGACTCCAAAAACTTTAACTCCACAAG AATTAACAATGGCTATGAGTAAACTTCATGAGTCTCTAGTAGCTGTTGCTGGCAAACTACAGGGAGTTCATTCAAAAGTACAACAACACAAAGAACAATAtcttaattttagaaaatatgttCTAAAAGACAATACAAATGTGTTTGAAGATATTAAAGTAGACGGGAAAACATCTCGAAGTAATATTGGGAAAATTACAAGTGGTCCAACTCCATTTGCACCAG gaaaTAAAAGTTTTCTCTCATCAACAGCATTGAGTTCTAACAGATCAGGAAGTTATGAAACACGAAATCCATTAG TTTGGAGAAATACAATACCAACATCATCTGCTACTAACATTAATCTAGGCCCATCATTGAAACCACCAACTGcaagtttgacatttaataccCCAACAAACCTTACTGCACCTTTACCAAGTGAATCGAGTTCAAGTTTTCAACTTCAAAAACCTCCTATAGGTAATAAAAGAGgcaaacattga
- the VhaSFD gene encoding V-type proton ATPase subunit VhaSFD isoform X1, with protein MVDRAHIKEMIPVLQDEKIDMLAATSILQQQAADIRNQRITWQSYFQSQMISKEDYDFIVAFDTTDASVREAKLKENPHQAAKTFLNLLGHVSKDQTIQYILTMIDDMLQEDRSRVEIFKEHSNRKRESVWGPFLNLLNRQDGFIMNMTSRIIAKLACWSHDLMEKTDLQFYLTWLKDQLKLSLEALQDTDLHAEVEQHNIEDNEAYELHEQVNMNNEYIQSVARCLQMMLRIDEYRFAFVSVDGISTLLSVLTGRVNFQVQYQLIFCLWVLTFNPLLAEKMNKFNVIPILADILSDSVKEKVTRIILAVFRNLIEKVEDGQVAKEHCIAMVQCKVLKQLSILGQRKFDDEDITGDIEFLNDKLQASVQDLSSFDEYSTEVKSGRLEWSPVHKSGKFWRENASRLNEKNYELLRILIHLLETSKDPLVLSVASFDIGEYVRHYPRGKHIIEQLGGKQRVMQLLGHEDPNVRYEALLAVQKLMVHNWEYLGKQLEKEQTGTSGAPGAKPGTQVPAKA; from the exons ATGGTGGACCGTGCGCATATTAAAGAGATGATACCAGTCCTGCAGGATGAGAAAATTg ATATGTTGGCAGCCACAAGTATTCTTCAACAACAGGCTGCTGATATTAGAAATCAAAGAATTACCTGGCAATCGTATTTCCA GTCTCAAATGATATCAAAAGAAGACTATGATTTTATAGTTGCTTTTGATACAACTGATGCTAGTGTCAGGGAagcaaaattaaaagaaaatcctCATCAAGCTGCTAAAACCTTCCTGAATTTACTGGGTCATGTTTCAAAAGATCAGACCATTCAGTATATTCTTACAATGATTGATGATATGCTTCAg GAAGACCGTAGTCGTGTGGAAATTTTTAAAGAACATTCAAATCGCAAACGAGAATCAGTATGGGGACCTTtcctaaatttattaaatagacAGGATGGTTTTATTATGAATATGACTTCTCGTATTATTGCTAAACTTGCTTGTTGGAGTCACGATTTGATGGAAAAGACCGATCTTCAGTTCTATCTAACATGGCTCAAGGATCAATTGAAACTTAGT TTGGAGGCTCTTCAAGACACTGACTTGCATGCAGAAGTAGAACAACATAATATTGAAGACAATGAGGCATACGAACTACATGAACAAGTGAACATG aataacGAATACATTCAATCTGTGGCACGATGCCTGCAAATGATGCTTCGCATAGACGAGTATCGCTTTGCATTTGTATCTGTAGATGGAATTTCTACTTTGCTTAGCGTTTTAACAGGCAGAGTAAACTTCCAAGTACAATACCAACTTATATTTTGCCTCTGGGTACTTACTTTCAATCCATTACTTGCAGAAAAAATGAACAA attTAACGTTATACCCATTTTAGCAGATATATTAAGCGATTCTGTGAAGGAGAAAGTAACACGTATTATTTTAGCAGTATTTAGG AATCTTATTGAAAAAGTAGAAGATGGACAAGTTGCTAAAGAACATTGTATTGCAATGGTACAGTGCAAAGTATTGAAACAACTTTCTATTTTGGGACAACGTAAATTCGACGATGAAGATATTACCggtgatattgaatttttaaatgataagtTGCAAGCATCTGTTCAAGATTTGAGTTCCTTTGATGAATATTCGACCGAAGTGAAATCTGGACGCCTCGAATGGTCTCCCGTTCACAAATCTGGCAAATTCTGGCGGGAGAATGCCAGCCGGCTTAATGAGAAGAATTACGAGTTGTTACGTATTTTAATCCATTTGTTGGAAACTAGTAAAGATCCGTTGGTCCTTAGCGTAGCAAGTTTTGATATTGGGGAATACGTAAGACACTATCCACGTGGCAAACA TATAATTGAACAACTTGGAGGTAAGCAACGAGTAATGCAGCTGCTAGGACATGAAGATCCCAACGTAAGGTATGAAGCTCTTCTGGCTGTTCAGAAGCTCATGGTGCACAATTG GGAATACTTAGGAAAACAATTGGAAAAAGAGCAAACAGGAACCTCAGGTGCTCCAGGGGCCAAACCTGGCACACAAGTACCAGCAAAAGCTTAA